The nucleotide window TCTTTTAGTATTATTTATTATATCATATTTATTTAGGATTTTATATATTTATATTTAACCTTATCAAATGCTTAATTTCAAAATTTTTCAACTTTTTAGTATATTTTCATTTTACTCCCCATCCTTAGGAACACTATACGCCTGACTGCAGACAGGACATTGCAGATATTCATGTTTACCGCTTACAGGAATAACAGGAATAAAAAACAATGTAAACCAGTGTCTATACTGCATAAACCTCCACTCTGAAACATTATGACACCTTGAACATTCGTACGTTCCCACAACTCCCATATCCTTTGTAATTGTTTTTGTTCCGAATACTATAAACATTCTTTCACCTCGTATAAATTTATTCTTTTATTTCCAGCAATTTCAAATTCAAATCTTCTTCCAATACTTTTTCTTCCACGCCTGCAGGTGCTCCTGTCATCAAATCCTGTCCTTTGTTTGTTTTAGGGAACGGAATCACTTCTTTTATGGAGTTTTCTTTAAGCATAGCCATAAGCCATCTGTCTATACCGAATGCAAGTCCTCCGTGAGGCGGTACTCCGTATTTCAGCACTTCAAGGAAAAATCCGAATTTCTCCTGCTGTTCCTCTTTTCCAAGTCCCAATTTTTCAAATACTTTCTCCTGTAACTCTTCATCGTGTATTCTTATACTTCCTCCTCCGATTTCATAGCCGTTTAACACCATATCGTAAGAGTCTGTTTTTATTTTATCTAATTCATTTGTATCAAGATATTTTCTGTCCTCAACTTTTATCGAAGTAAACGGATGATGCTGAGCCTTGTATCTGTTTTCTTCTTCACTCCATTCAAACATAGGAAAATCAACTACCCATAAAAATTTATAAGCATCTTTATCAATCAATCCGAGCTCTTCTCCCAATTTCAATCTCAATGCTCCCAATCCGTCATGCACTGTTTTATATTTATCCGCCAGAATCAATGCTGTTTCGTTATTTTTAATATTCAGTTTTTGAATAATTTTCTGCATTGTTTCTTCTGTAAAAAATTTCGCAATAGGCGAGTTGATTTCTCCGTTTTCGTCTATTTTAATATATGCCAGACCTTTTGCTTTAAAATATGTTTTAACATAATCTTCCAAATCTTTTATATATTTTCTCGAAAAAATTTCTCCTTTAGGTGCAACTAAAGCCTTTACATTTCCACCTTCCTTAACTGCATTTTCAAATACTCCGAAGCCGCAATTTTCAACTTCTTTTGACAAATCTATCAACTTCATATCGAATCTCAAATCAGGCTTATCAGAACCGTAATTATTCATTGCATCATCATAAGTCATTCTTTCAAAAGTTTCCGTCACTTTTTCTCCCGTAACATCTTCAAATACTTTTTTTGCCAACTTCTCCATAACATTTAATACGTCTTCCTGTTCAACAAAAGACATTTCCACGTCAAGCTGTGTAAACTCAGGCTGTCTGTCTGCTCTCAAATCTTCATCTCTGAAACATTTCGCAAGCTGATAATATTTATCTATTCCTGCAACCATAAGTATTTGCTTGAATAACTGAGGCGATTGAGGCAATGCGTAAAAATCTCCTTTATTTATTCTGCTCGGCACTACAAAATCTCTCGCTCCTTCAGGAGTAGCTTTTGCGAGTATCGGCGTATCCACATCAAGAAAACCGTTTTCATTCATAAATTTTCTTATTGAAAACAGCATATCATTTCTTTTTATAATATTATTAAGCATTTTAGGTCTTCTAATATCCAAATATCTGTAAGTGAGTCTTATGTTTTCGTTAAGATTTCCCGTTTCATCTATTTCAAAAGGCAGTTGTTTCGACTGACTTAAAACCTCTATTTCTTTCGCCTGTATTTCAATATCTCCTGTAGGAATATTGGGATTTTTGCTGCTTCTTTCCACAACAACACCTTTTACTTTTATTACCCATTCATTTTTAAACTTTTTCACTTTTTCCTGAAGTTCTTTACCGGAAACTTCTTCATTTATAAATATTTGAGTAACTCCGTATCTATCCCTCAAATCAATAAACACAAAGTGTCCTTTATCTCTTATTTTGGAAATCCAACCGGACAGAGTCACTTCTTCTCCGACATTTTCAATTCTTAATTCGTTAAGCTTATAGTTTCTATACATTTTTCTTTCCTTTCCTAATATTTCATAATATATTTATTAAAAATATCTTTTTTTAAAATTTTTTCTTTTTCTAAAAAATCAAACATTTGCCCGATATCTTCCAGTGAATACTTTTTATCTTTTCTTTTATTCCAACTTTTCATTTCTTCATAAATATTATTATTACTTATTTCATCGTCTTTTTTGTTTTTTAAAATATAAATAACAGTTGATAATAGCTCTACTTTATTTTCTATTTCTTCTTTTACTGAAATTGAATAGAAATTTTTCATATTAATATAAATCTGTATAGCATTTTCTATATTTTCTTTTTCTTTTTGTAAATTTTTTGTTATTTCTTCTTTCAGTAATTCTTTTTCAATTTCAACAAGTTTTTTATTATTTAATTTGGAATATTCTTTCAACTTCTGATATTGTATACTTATTAATTTTGAAAAAGGACCTTCAGATTCCTCTTTAAATTTAAAATAATTATTTCTATCTCCTAAATAAATTAATTTTTGCAAAACTAAATCGGTTATCTCCTTTTTTATTCCTTTTTCTTCAGCTTTCACTAAAGTATATGCAATTAAATAGTGTCCTTTACTTAGTTTTGACTCACTAATAGCAGGTTCATAAATAATAACATTTGTACTTTTGGAAACTCTTTTTTCAAATTTTTCGATCTCGTTTTTTACTAATTTCCAGTCCAATTTCCCATTTCCTGCTCCGATTGGAGGAATAGATACACTTTTTATTCTCAATTTTTCCAATAACTCTTCTAACTTTTTCAATCCGATTTCAATGTATTCAATTTTTGAATTTTCTTTCCAATTTTTCTTCGTAGGAAAATTTATTATTATCTTGTCTTTTTCTTCAGTATAAATTAAATCTTTTCCAACATCTACTTCTTTAATTAAACATTTTTGTTCATAATTCTGAAAATTATTCGGATATTTAATTTTAAATTGATAAGCCAGACCTTTCCCCATTATCCCCTGAGTATTTACAGGATTTATTAAAGCCTGTGTCTCACTTTCAAATATATTTCCCTGTCTTATTTCCATAATAATTCTCCCTTAGATTTTATCTTTAGAAATATCTTTTATCATCAATAAAAACTTCTATTTTCAAATTATTTTTTTCAAGCTTTTTTTCTACTATTTGTTTCTGTGCAAATGAAAAAACTCCTATTTTCCATTTTCCACTCAAATATATTCTATCTTTTATTAAAACTTCCGACATTAAAAATTGCTGAGTTTTATTATCAGAAAAATCTAAATATCCCATATCATTTTGTAATTTCTTTTCTTCTTTCAACAATTTTTCCTTAAATCCCATTAAATCATTTATTTTTATTGCATTATTTTGTGATTTTGAGATTGGATGATATAAATAAAAATCTAATTCATTATTGCTAAAATCATCTATATTATAATTTAAAAAAATCATATTTTCACTCAATTGATTTTTCAAAACTTTCCAATTAATAAGGTATACTGTATTTTTTCTGTAAATAATTTATATGAAATGGAATATAATTATTCAAATCATTTCGCTCTCCTATAATTCTTTTATCTGCTGTATCATTAAATTTTATATTAAACTGCTTTAATTGATTTCTGGAAATTAACCCTCTCTCCAATATACTTTCTAAATTATCTATATGTGTCAAATGATGAATCCACATATTTTATACCCCCCTTTTAATATATAAATTCATATTTTTATTTATTTAAAATCTCAATAACCTCTTTTAAATTATATTTCTCTTGTTCTCCCGTACTGAATCTCTTTAAAGTAACAACATTTTCCTTCTGTTCTTCTTCTCCCAATATAAGCACATACTCAGCATTAATTTTATTGGCTTTTTTCATTTGGGCGGAAAAACTTTTCGGATTATAGTCAAAATTTACTTTAATTCCCTTTTTCCTCAATTCTTCTACTGTTTTTATAAAATATTCCTTCGTTTCATCAAAATATACAACATATATTTTTTCTTCTTTCTGCTCTAGTAAACTTTCATCCATAAGCATTGCAGCTCTTTCCATTCCCGCCGCAAATCCTATCGCCGGTATCTTTACATTATCGAGAATTTCAAGCAGTCTGTCATATCTTCCTCCTGCAAGTACCGTCGCCTGTGCTCCGAGCTTATCGGATTTTATTTCAAATACCGTATCCGAATAATAATCAAGTCCTCTCACAAGTTTAGGATTTTCAACATACTTTACTCCCAGTATTTCAAGATATCTCTTCGTATCCTCAAAATATTTTTTACTTTCTTCATCTAAATAATCATATAGCTTCGGAGCATCTTTAAACTGTTCCTGATCTCCTTTATCTTTGGAATCTAATGCTCTCAAAGGATTTTTTTCATATCTTTTTTTAGAGTCTTCGCTTAATTTATCAAGCCTTTGAGCCATAAACTCTTTCAAATCGTCTATATATTTTTTTCTCGATTCCAAATTTCCTAAGCTATTCAGCTCTACTGTCAATCCTGTTATACCGAGTTTTTCCAAAAATTCACAACTCATTTTTATTACTTCTGCATCAAGGTAAGGACTTCTAATCCCGAATATCTCGGCTCCGACTTGATGAAACTCTCTGTACCTTCCTTTCTGCGGAGCTTCATATCTGTACATCGGCCCGTTATAAAACCATTTTACAACAGGATCCGATTTGTGAAGTCCCGCTTCCAGATAAGCCCTTACAACTCCTGCCGTTCCCTCAGGACGCAATGTAACATTACGCTCCCCTTTATCTTTGAAATCATACATTTCTTTTGAAACAACATCGGTTTCATCTCCTACACTTCTTCTGAAAAGCTCCGTTTCCTCTAAAATCGGTGTTATTATTCTTTCAAAGCCGTACTTTGTAAAAACTTTTTTTGCTGTATCTACTATAAAATCATATTTTTTTACATCATCAAAATATCTGTCTTTCATTCCTTTTAAAACATTTATCATTGTCTTACCTCTCTTTTGTTTCATTTTAAATATTATATAATATTTTTTCTATTATTTCATTATTTATTTCTTCTATTGTTCTCAATCTATTGTTTTCTACACAGGATATCATTATCCAACCGTATTTTTCAGCCAGTTCTTTTGCAAGGTTATAAGCATTTTTCAAATATTCCTTATCACTTTCGTGAATATCTTTTTTTTCTTCGCCTGTTATTTTATTAATTCTTTCTTTCATAAGTTTCTGGCTGAACTCAAAGGGAACATCCAGAAAAAATACCAAATCGGGCTCAGGTATGGGCATTTTTTCCCATTCCAAATCTACCAGCCATTCCAGATATTTTTCTCTTTCTTTTTCGTTGCCTATTTTCGGAGCCTGATGAACCATATTTGACGTAGTATATCTGTCACTTACAATTATTCCTCCGTTATTATAAAAGTCCTCCCAATCTTTTTTAAAAGAAGCGTATCTGTCTACCGAATAAAATAACGAAGCGGCATAAGCATTTACACTGTCCACTCTTTTCCCAAACTCTCCTGCAAGATACATTTTTACAGGCTCTGAAGCTTTGCTCTCATAGTTGGGAAAAGATATTTTTTTTATTTTTTCTTTTCCTTTCAGTTCACATAATCTCTTATATATAAGTTCTGTCTGGGTCTGTTTACCGCTTCCGTCAGTTCCTTCAATGATTATAAGTTTTCCCATTTTTTCCTCTTTTCTCGATTTTAAATTTTTTTATTGTTACAAATCTTCTTTCTCGGCAAAAAAATACTTCATTAAATTTAAAAATAAATCAGGTCTTGTGATATTATTAAAATAAATTTGCTGCAAAATTTTTCCTTCTAAATCTAAAATTATAAAATTATTCCATTTATTGAAAAATATTTTGTTTTCATTTCGATTATAAATCACATCTTTTATTTTTATATAATCTTTTGTCAGTGATATTTCATAAGTCCCTGAAGGGTTTTCATAAATATTTCCTGGGCAATCGGAAAAAATTTTATCAACAACAGGACCTAAAATAGCAAGAAAGGATAAAATTCCGATTACAAACTCAAATATTGATTTAATATCTCTTTTTACAATGAATTTTTCTTCATAATCTTCTTCAACTCTGTTTATTTTCTCTGCAATAATATAATTCAAGTAATCTTTAATAAGAATTTTCCTTGTCCCTTTTCCCAAACCTTGTAAACTTAAACTTTTACATTCATTTTTCTCTGTTTTATAACAAATTCTGTGAATATTTCCTTCAGATAACCCCGGTGTGTAATAATATTCAAAATTTCTATAAAGTATTTTTTCTTTATCTTTAACCTACTATAAATCCGTCATTATAAAAATAAATTATCGGGCTTCTTGAAAGATTAAAAACAAATAGCACCGCAAGAAAAATGAATAATAATATTGTTTCTAAATTAAGAAATTTCGGCCATTGCCCTTGTAAAACTGAGAAAAAACATACAGTTATTCCCATTATTACCAAAAAACCTATATAAAATGTAAAAATTTTCTGAAATAAACTTTTTTTAGTTATTAAAACTAGTTTCAATCCTTCTTTGCTTATATTATTTTTCTCGATCAATCTTTCTATCTTTTTATCAGTTTTCATTTTAAACCCCTTTTGTTATGTTTTTTTATATTTTATCAGAATTTTCTGTTTTTTTCTATATTTTCTTTATTTTTCATTTTTTTTAATATATAATACTAAAAAAATAAATAGGAGAAAGAAATGATAAATTTAATACAAAACATTGATATATCGTGCATTGAGTTTCTTTACAAAATTCAGCACAACCTAAAATCCGACATAATTAATAAAACTATGATATTTTTTACAAATTTGGGAGATAACGGAATCATTTGGATTATGATTTCATTGATTTTACTTTGCACGAAAAAATACAGAAAATCAGGAATTATATCAGTAATCTCACTAATCGTATGCTCCGTTACTGTAAATCTGATTTTAAAACCTCTTGTTCACAGACCCAGACCTTTTAACGAAATAGCTCATATTGTATTGTTAATCAAAGCCCCTAAAGATTTTTCATTTCCATCGGGACATACTGCCGCCTCTTTCACAGCCGTTTATATTTTCTTTAAAAATATGAAAAAGTATTTCTTTCCTGTTTTGATTATAGCCTTATTTATAGCATTTTCAAGACTCTATTTGACTGTACATTATCCGAGTGATGTTTTTGCGGGAATTTTAATAGGTTTGTTTTCAGGATTTGCAGGAGAAAAAATATTTTACCGTTTTTTGAATAAAAATTCTTCTTAGTCAGTTTTTTTTACAAAAAAAAATCGCTAAATACTTTTTTGATTCAGCGGTTACTGTTTAATAATATTTTGGAGGCGACAACCGGATTCAAACCGGTGTACAAGGTTTTGCAGACCTCTGCCTAAATCACTCGACCATGTCGCCACAGCTTGTTGATTATAACATTATTAAATATCTTTGTCAAACGATTTTTTGGAATGGAAGATAAAGTTTGTTAAAAGCTTGCTAAAATCATTCTTTTCAGTATTTTTTTACCGATGTCACTTTTTCCCACATATCTTCATTTATATAAGACACTCTCCAACAAAAAAATCAAATCTTTATGGATTTTAATCCACAAAAATCTGATTCTTTATAATTTTATGGAATACAATCCATAAAATCTTCCATATTTAATTTTTAATCATTTTTCTTTTTATACTCATATATCCCTAATCTATTGTTATACAAATACATAAAAGGGATTACCCATTTTTTCGTAAAAGGCAGGATTTTTTTCATTTCTGTAGTAAAATTGATAAGTCCTGTCTGTTTCATCAAAGGATTTAATTTTACAACCTCACTTCCGTCTTTTACTGCCCATTTGAATTTTGCATTCATTTTTTTCAGTGTATCGTGTTCTTTCTGCATCTTTAATGCTCCTTTGGAAATAAGGTCGAATTGTGCTTCAAATTCATCAAAGTTGTCAGTCAGTATTTTCAGAAAATCTTTTACTTCATTTTCATCAAAATACATCAAAACTCCTTCTGAAATAATGAGAAGCTTTTTCCCGTTTACTTTTACATCTTGGGTCCATGCAGGATCTAAAGCTGATTTTGAAATATTTTTTACTCTCTCATTTTCAGGAAAAAATAGTTTTCTTTTTTCTATTACTTCAGGAAAATCCAAATTATACCATTCGATTTTACCGTTATCGATTCTGTTAAATCTTGTATCCAGTCCGCATCCCACAGAAACAATAACACTTTCAGGATTTTCTGAAATAAATTTTTTAACCTGATCATCCATTGTTTTCGCTCTCGCTAAAATACCGTAGTAAGAAAGCCATCCACTTTTAAATTTTGAAAAATCATAGTCTATCATCGACATTATTTCTTCGGATTTTTTATCTTCCAATACCGATTTTTCTTTTTTAGCATCTTCTCCTCTTGCGTATAATGTTATAAGTAATGTTTCCATTACTCCGTCAAGTTTAATTTTCATATAAATCACTCCGTTTCCTGATTTTATTTAACCACAAATTACTTTGATTGTCAAACTTTTTTCGCTTTTTTAATTACATATTTTTCAAAAATTTATTATACTAATCTTATCATAAATAATACATATTTTATTTTAATCTTTAGATATGTTATAATCTGTATCACAAATTTAATGTAAATAAGTACTTCATATATGTTATGTAATAATATAATTACGAAGTTTCAATTTTATGAAAGAAAGGAAAAAGTATATGAAAAGAATTTTATTAACTGCATTGTTGTTAATTATTTTTATTGTCAGTTGCGGCGAAAAAAAATCTGCTGACAGCAATGTTATAAAAATAGGGGTCATTGCACCGCTTACAGGTAATTATGCACAGTACGGAACTGCTGTAAAAGACGGAGTTGAATTGAAAGTAAACGAAATCAATAAAGCAGGCGGAATTAACGGAAAAAAAATTGAACTTATTATCGCCGACAGTAAAGGCGATGTACAGGAATCTGTAAATGCATTTAAAAAAATGGTTTCACAGGATAAAGTAACTGCCGTTATCGGAGAAGTTGTATCTGCTACTACACAGGCTATTTCAGATCTTGCTCAGACTGCAAAAGTGCCTTTAATTTCGGCAACTGCTACGAGTATTGATGTTACAAAAGGAAAAGATTATGTGTTCAGAACAACATTTACGGACCCTTATCAGGGAACTGCCACTGCTAAATATATCCACTCAAAAGGCATAAAATCGGTTGCTGTTTTAACAAATTCATCAAACGACTATTCTGTAGGAGTTGCCAATGCGTTTAAAGAACAGGCGGCAAAAGACGGAATAAATATAGTTGAAGAAAAGTATACAGGTGATGATAAAAACTTCAAAGCAATTTTAACAAAATTAAAAGGGCAAAATGCAGAAGCTATGTTCATTCCTGATTATTATAATACAATCGGGCTTATAATTTCTCAAGCAAGAGATTTAGGAATAAATACCCGTTATTTCGGTGGAGACGGTTGGGATGGAATTCAGACAGACTTTGGAGAAGTAGCTGAAGGAGCAATTTTTGCAAGTCAGTTTTCTTCCGAAGATACATCGGAAATCGTTCAGAAGTTTATAAACTCTTATAAAACTGAATATAAAAAAGAACCTACAATGTTTGCAGCACTCGGTTATGACACAGTAGAAATTTTAGGAACAGCTTTAAAATCTTCCAAAGATTTAACAGGACCTTCAATAAAAGAAGCTCTTAATAATGTAAACGAAATCGATTTAATTACAGGAAAATTGAAATTCGATGCTGACAGAAACCCTGAAAAATCTGTTACATTCATTGAAATAAAAGGTGGAAAACTTACTTTAAAAGAAAAATTTTAATTTAATATATAAAGGAGAAAGAAAAAAATGAAAAAATTATTGTTACTTATGTCATTATTAATGGTATTTATACTTAGTTGCGGAGGTAAAAAAGAAGCTGCTCAGGATAAAGATTCAATAAAAATAGGAGTTATCGGACCTCTTACGGGAGATATCGCCCAATACGGTACAAGTACTATTGACGGTTTTAAACTGAGAGTCAAAGAGATCAACGCTGCCGGAGGAATAAAAGGTAAAAAAATAGAACTTGTTATTGCTGACAGTAAAGGTGATCCGCAGGAAGCAATAAGTATATTCAAAAAAATGGTTTCGCAGGACAAAGTTGATTTTATAGTAGGAGAAGTTGCATCAACTGCATCTCTTGCAATATCAGATTTTGCTCAAAAAGCTAAAGTACCTATGCTTACACCTACAAGTACATTATTTGATATTACAAAAGGAAAAGATTATGTATTCAGAGTTACTTTTACAGATCCTTATCAAGGTGTAGCAATGGCTAAATATGTAAAAGAAAGAGGAATTAAAAATATAACAATATTAATCAATACATCAAATGACTACAATGTAGCATTGGCTCAGGCATTTAAAGAACAGGCTGAAAAAGACGGAATAAAAATTTCCGAAGAAAAATATACTAAAGATGATAAAGACTTTAAGTCGGTTCTTACAAAAGTAAAAGCTCAAAATCCTGAAGCCGTATTTATACCTGATTATTATAATACAGTGGGCTTGATTCTTACACAAGCTAATGAAATAGGATTGAAAACTCAATTCTTAGGTGGAGACGGTTGGGACGGAATTCAGACAAACTTCGGTGCTGTTGCAGAAGGCGGAATTTTTGCAAGTCAGTTTGCTCCGGATGATCCTTCGGAAATTGTTCAAAAATTTATAAAAGCATATAAAGCTGAATATAATACAGAACCTATAATATTCTCTGCATTGGGATATGACGCAGGAACAGTTGTCGAAGCAGCATTAAACTCTGCAAAAGATTTATCACGTGAATCAATCAAAGAAGCTTTCAAAGCATCAAATATCGATAATCTTGTAACAGGATCGTTAAAATTTGACGAAAACAGAAATCCTGAAAAGAAAGTTTCATTTATCGAAGTAAAAAACGGAAAATTAACACTTAAAGATAAATTCTAATTAAATACCGCTTAGGCTGTCTCAAATAGAGGAATTTCATGTTTTCCATAATTCACGGTATCGTCGTTATTGAAAACGGCTTTGAGACAGTTCTTTTTATTTTTTAAAAATTACAAGGAGTTTCAAATGTTTAAAAACTTTATCGAACAGACTATTAACGGTCTTCAAACCGGAAGTATATATGCTTTGATAGCATTAGGATACACTATGGTTTACGGAATCGTTAAACTTATTAACTTTGCACACGGAGATATATTAATGGTAGGAGCTTATGCAGCTTTGGTTGCTGTTTCCAACGGTATGCCTTTTTCGCTCGCTCTCATTTTATCAATTGTTTTCTGCTCTATTTTGGGAGTAGTTATTGATTATTTTGCATACAGACCTTTGAGAAATTCTCCAAGAATATCTGCATTGATTACAGCTATCGGAATGAGTTTCATGCTTGAAAGTTTGGCATTGGTAATATTCGGAGCAACTCCGAAAGTTATAAATACAAATCTGCTTCCTGTTTTTCTTTCACCGAAAGTTAAAATAAATTTAGGATTTATAAGTGTGAGCATGCTGACAATTTTCGTTATTATTGTTA belongs to Pseudoleptotrichia goodfellowii and includes:
- the aspS gene encoding aspartate--tRNA ligase yields the protein MYRNYKLNELRIENVGEEVTLSGWISKIRDKGHFVFIDLRDRYGVTQIFINEEVSGKELQEKVKKFKNEWVIKVKGVVVERSSKNPNIPTGDIEIQAKEIEVLSQSKQLPFEIDETGNLNENIRLTYRYLDIRRPKMLNNIIKRNDMLFSIRKFMNENGFLDVDTPILAKATPEGARDFVVPSRINKGDFYALPQSPQLFKQILMVAGIDKYYQLAKCFRDEDLRADRQPEFTQLDVEMSFVEQEDVLNVMEKLAKKVFEDVTGEKVTETFERMTYDDAMNNYGSDKPDLRFDMKLIDLSKEVENCGFGVFENAVKEGGNVKALVAPKGEIFSRKYIKDLEDYVKTYFKAKGLAYIKIDENGEINSPIAKFFTEETMQKIIQKLNIKNNETALILADKYKTVHDGLGALRLKLGEELGLIDKDAYKFLWVVDFPMFEWSEEENRYKAQHHPFTSIKVEDRKYLDTNELDKIKTDSYDMVLNGYEIGGGSIRIHDEELQEKVFEKLGLGKEEQQEKFGFFLEVLKYGVPPHGGLAFGIDRWLMAMLKENSIKEVIPFPKTNKGQDLMTGAPAGVEEKVLEEDLNLKLLEIKE
- a CDS encoding dTMP kinase produces the protein MGKLIIIEGTDGSGKQTQTELIYKRLCELKGKEKIKKISFPNYESKASEPVKMYLAGEFGKRVDSVNAYAASLFYSVDRYASFKKDWEDFYNNGGIIVSDRYTTSNMVHQAPKIGNEKEREKYLEWLVDLEWEKMPIPEPDLVFFLDVPFEFSQKLMKERINKITGEEKKDIHESDKEYLKNAYNLAKELAEKYGWIMISCVENNRLRTIEEINNEIIEKILYNI
- a CDS encoding branched-chain amino acid ABC transporter permease, which translates into the protein MFKNFIEQTINGLQTGSIYALIALGYTMVYGIVKLINFAHGDILMVGAYAALVAVSNGMPFSLALILSIVFCSILGVVIDYFAYRPLRNSPRISALITAIGMSFMLESLALVIFGATPKVINTNLLPVFLSPKVKINLGFISVSMLTIFVIIVTLICMLVLNLFIKNTKLGKATRAVSQDTGAAKLMGINVNLTIAITFAIGSGLGALGGVMYAIMYPTIEPYMGMLPGLKAFIAAVFGGIGSIPGAMVGGYVLGIIESYTKGYISSTWANPIVFGVLILILIFKPNGLFGKNMKEKV
- a CDS encoding macro domain-containing protein; translated protein: MEIRQGNIFESETQALINPVNTQGIMGKGLAYQFKIKYPNNFQNYEQKCLIKEVDVGKDLIYTEEKDKIIINFPTKKNWKENSKIEYIEIGLKKLEELLEKLRIKSVSIPPIGAGNGKLDWKLVKNEIEKFEKRVSKSTNVIIYEPAISESKLSKGHYLIAYTLVKAEEKGIKKEITDLVLQKLIYLGDRNNYFKFKEESEGPFSKLISIQYQKLKEYSKLNNKKLVEIEKELLKEEITKNLQKEKENIENAIQIYINMKNFYSISVKEEIENKVELLSTVIYILKNKKDDEISNNNIYEEMKSWNKRKDKKYSLEDIGQMFDFLEKEKILKKDIFNKYIMKY
- a CDS encoding ABC transporter substrate-binding protein is translated as MKRILLTALLLIIFIVSCGEKKSADSNVIKIGVIAPLTGNYAQYGTAVKDGVELKVNEINKAGGINGKKIELIIADSKGDVQESVNAFKKMVSQDKVTAVIGEVVSATTQAISDLAQTAKVPLISATATSIDVTKGKDYVFRTTFTDPYQGTATAKYIHSKGIKSVAVLTNSSNDYSVGVANAFKEQAAKDGINIVEEKYTGDDKNFKAILTKLKGQNAEAMFIPDYYNTIGLIISQARDLGINTRYFGGDGWDGIQTDFGEVAEGAIFASQFSSEDTSEIVQKFINSYKTEYKKEPTMFAALGYDTVEILGTALKSSKDLTGPSIKEALNNVNEIDLITGKLKFDADRNPEKSVTFIEIKGGKLTLKEKF
- a CDS encoding phosphatase PAP2 family protein, which gives rise to MINLIQNIDISCIEFLYKIQHNLKSDIINKTMIFFTNLGDNGIIWIMISLILLCTKKYRKSGIISVISLIVCSVTVNLILKPLVHRPRPFNEIAHIVLLIKAPKDFSFPSGHTAASFTAVYIFFKNMKKYFFPVLIIALFIAFSRLYLTVHYPSDVFAGILIGLFSGFAGEKIFYRFLNKNSS
- a CDS encoding DarT ssDNA thymidine ADP-ribosyltransferase family protein, with the translated sequence MWIHHLTHIDNLESILERGLISRNQLKQFNIKFNDTADKRIIGERNDLNNYIPFHINYLQKKYSIPY
- the hisS gene encoding histidine--tRNA ligase, whose translation is MINVLKGMKDRYFDDVKKYDFIVDTAKKVFTKYGFERIITPILEETELFRRSVGDETDVVSKEMYDFKDKGERNVTLRPEGTAGVVRAYLEAGLHKSDPVVKWFYNGPMYRYEAPQKGRYREFHQVGAEIFGIRSPYLDAEVIKMSCEFLEKLGITGLTVELNSLGNLESRKKYIDDLKEFMAQRLDKLSEDSKKRYEKNPLRALDSKDKGDQEQFKDAPKLYDYLDEESKKYFEDTKRYLEILGVKYVENPKLVRGLDYYSDTVFEIKSDKLGAQATVLAGGRYDRLLEILDNVKIPAIGFAAGMERAAMLMDESLLEQKEEKIYVVYFDETKEYFIKTVEELRKKGIKVNFDYNPKSFSAQMKKANKINAEYVLILGEEEQKENVVTLKRFSTGEQEKYNLKEVIEILNK
- a CDS encoding zinc ribbon domain-containing protein, whose protein sequence is MFIVFGTKTITKDMGVVGTYECSRCHNVSEWRFMQYRHWFTLFFIPVIPVSGKHEYLQCPVCSQAYSVPKDGE
- a CDS encoding class I SAM-dependent methyltransferase, encoding MKIKLDGVMETLLITLYARGEDAKKEKSVLEDKKSEEIMSMIDYDFSKFKSGWLSYYGILARAKTMDDQVKKFISENPESVIVSVGCGLDTRFNRIDNGKIEWYNLDFPEVIEKRKLFFPENERVKNISKSALDPAWTQDVKVNGKKLLIISEGVLMYFDENEVKDFLKILTDNFDEFEAQFDLISKGALKMQKEHDTLKKMNAKFKWAVKDGSEVVKLNPLMKQTGLINFTTEMKKILPFTKKWVIPFMYLYNNRLGIYEYKKKND
- a CDS encoding ABC transporter substrate-binding protein; translation: MKKLLLLMSLLMVFILSCGGKKEAAQDKDSIKIGVIGPLTGDIAQYGTSTIDGFKLRVKEINAAGGIKGKKIELVIADSKGDPQEAISIFKKMVSQDKVDFIVGEVASTASLAISDFAQKAKVPMLTPTSTLFDITKGKDYVFRVTFTDPYQGVAMAKYVKERGIKNITILINTSNDYNVALAQAFKEQAEKDGIKISEEKYTKDDKDFKSVLTKVKAQNPEAVFIPDYYNTVGLILTQANEIGLKTQFLGGDGWDGIQTNFGAVAEGGIFASQFAPDDPSEIVQKFIKAYKAEYNTEPIIFSALGYDAGTVVEAALNSAKDLSRESIKEAFKASNIDNLVTGSLKFDENRNPEKKVSFIEVKNGKLTLKDKF